In Arachis stenosperma cultivar V10309 chromosome 1, arast.V10309.gnm1.PFL2, whole genome shotgun sequence, one DNA window encodes the following:
- the LOC130932203 gene encoding uncharacterized protein LOC130932203 — translation MRNQKERKLMRFMKAPFRLLIKARDMYVQGMTDCSASSHFAYVDAAMGCPTGQLCPLPRSFSVNSSARLSASDDHDLFMAAASLRRQERSGNGNRNEHRVVGRLGARKVHGRCSMTIGRIDEDEACDFSGEDLEVKQHVFPRSKSYAAWRGRAVGIF, via the coding sequence ATGAGAAACCAAAAAGAGAGAAAACTCATGAGGTTCATGAAGGCACCCTTCAGGTTGCTAATCAAGGCAAGGGACATGTACGTACAAGGCATGACCGATTGCTCCGCCAGCAGCCACTTCGCCTACGTGGACGCCGCCATGGGGTGCCCTACCGGCCAGCTCTGCCCTCTCCCTAGAAGCTTCAGTGTTAATTCATCGGCCCGGTTGAGCGCCAGTGATGACCACGATCTCTTCATGGCTGCTGCTTCCCTTAGGAGACAGGAACGCAGCGGTAATGGCAATAGGAATGAACACCGTGTTGTTGGGCGTTTAGGGGCCAGGAAAGTGCATGGCCGTTGTAGCATGACGATTGGACGGATTGATGAGGACGAGGCGTGTGACTTTTCCGGAGAAGATTTGGAGGTCAAGCAGCATGTCTTTCCCCGAAGCAAAAGTTACGCTGCTTGGAGAGGAAGGGCCGTAGGGATCTTCTAA